The following are from one region of the Nicotiana tomentosiformis chromosome 7, ASM39032v3, whole genome shotgun sequence genome:
- the LOC104115993 gene encoding F-box protein At3g07870-like — MIVLFDMHEEKFWDMMVPCSLVAKTLLLLGEDFVIFVSEESLCLADSSFGNDGTIDIWMMKEYGDPESWVKQFTISLSHISFNVDVVDEFFSMLHGGRQRQVAHFLAKPIAPRKNGEILWRTDNGLLVSYDPEAEKVKNLGIHNANDITYRSALYVSTYKVSLILLGKRTDYSAGDTCEESSNLCKREAKGGRKVRKRNTKRGLHIVSPLHISGLMYMSKMKAKRLRMIKQKNRFQADNGDLL, encoded by the exons ATGATTGTTCTATTTGATATGCATGAGGAGAAGTTCTGGGATATGATGGTGCCGTGTAGTTTAGTTGCAAAGACTTTGCTTTTGCTTGGTGAAGACTTTGTCATTTTTGTCTCAGAGGAGTCACTTTGTTTAGCTGATAGTTCCTTTGGAAATGACGGAACGATTGATATTTGGATGATGAAAGAGTATGGTGACCCAGAATCATGGGTGAAACAGTTCACCATCAGTTTAAGCCACATTTCATTCAACGTTGATGTGGTTGATGAATTTTTCTCGATGCTTCATGGTGGTCGTCAGCGTCAGGTTGCTCATTTCTTGGCGAAGCCAATAGCTCCAAGGAAAAATGGTGAAATTTTGTGGAGAACGGACAATGGACTCTTGGTTTCGTATGATCCTGAAGCTGAAAAAGTTAAGAATCTTGGCATTCATAATGCTAACGATATAACTTATCGGAGTGCACTTTATGTAAGTACTTACAAAGTGAGCCTTATATTACTTGGTAAACGGACAGATTATTCTGCTGGAGATACTTGCGAAGAGTCATCCAATTTATGCAAGAGGGAGGCTAAAGGTGGGAGGAAAGTTCGTAAAAGAAACACTAAAAGAGGACTGCATATTGTATCTCCCTTGCACATCAGTGGATTAATGTACATGTCAAAAATGAAAGCAAAGAGGCTGCGCATGATAAAGCAGAAGAACAG GTTTCAGGCTGACAATGGGGACCTTCTTTGA